The Leadbettera azotonutricia ZAS-9 genome has a window encoding:
- a CDS encoding DNA adenine methylase encodes MSEQSLLIDTELDKGLCENEDFLTQQLITYIGNKRSLLEFIGRGVRKAQSRLNKQKLSMFDVFSGSGIVARYFKQYSSLLIANDLEKYSTLINQCYLSNKDDINSVHLRQYYHELIDHLNHSQLNKGIISDLYAPIDEQNIQAGDRVFYTARNAKYIDTARQYIGSMPEVYQKYFLAPLLSEASIHANTSGVFKGFYKNKETGIGQFGGKNQDALFRITGDINLPFPLFSRYNSDVLVYNGDSNQIIEEAPEVDIAYLDPPYKQHPYGSNYFMLNLILDYKYPENTSKISGIPENWNRSSYNKGNYALFSLTDLVTNIKAKYVLISFNSDGFIPLDEMKNMLEKLGKVDVLETQYNTFRGSRNLNNRDIHVKEYLYVLEK; translated from the coding sequence ATGAGCGAACAATCGTTATTGATAGACACCGAACTGGACAAGGGGCTATGCGAAAATGAGGATTTTTTAACACAGCAGTTGATAACCTATATAGGGAACAAGCGTTCATTGCTGGAATTTATCGGGAGGGGAGTCAGAAAAGCACAAAGCCGGTTAAATAAGCAAAAACTTTCCATGTTTGATGTTTTTAGCGGTTCCGGCATAGTTGCCAGGTACTTTAAACAGTATTCCAGCTTGCTGATTGCCAACGATCTTGAAAAATATTCTACCCTGATTAATCAATGCTATCTGTCAAATAAAGATGATATAAATAGTGTTCACTTAAGGCAATATTACCATGAACTTATTGATCATTTGAATCATTCTCAATTGAATAAAGGCATTATCTCGGATTTATATGCGCCTATTGATGAGCAAAATATCCAAGCCGGTGACAGGGTTTTTTATACTGCGCGAAATGCCAAGTATATTGATACTGCAAGGCAATATATAGGATCAATGCCTGAGGTTTATCAAAAATATTTTCTGGCTCCTTTATTGTCGGAAGCCTCTATACACGCAAATACATCGGGGGTATTCAAAGGGTTCTATAAAAATAAAGAAACCGGTATTGGCCAGTTTGGCGGAAAAAATCAGGATGCGCTGTTCCGCATTACCGGGGATATTAATTTGCCTTTTCCGCTATTCAGCAGGTACAATTCGGATGTGCTGGTTTACAATGGCGATTCGAATCAAATCATTGAAGAAGCGCCTGAAGTGGACATTGCGTATTTGGATCCGCCCTACAAACAGCATCCTTACGGCTCAAATTATTTTATGCTCAATTTAATCCTGGATTATAAATATCCTGAAAATACAAGCAAAATTTCCGGGATTCCCGAGAATTGGAATAGATCGTCCTATAATAAAGGCAATTATGCTCTGTTTTCATTGACAGATCTTGTTACAAATATCAAGGCAAAATACGTCCTTATATCATTTAATTCTGACGGCTTTATTCCGCTTGATGAAATGAAAAATATGCTGGAAAAACTAGGCAAAGTCGATGTATTGGAAACCCAGTACAATACGTTTAGGGGAAGCAGAAATTTGAATAACCGGGATATCCATGTAAAAGAATATCTGTATGTATTGGAGAAATAA
- a CDS encoding PrsW family glutamic-type intramembrane protease, with the protein MNGIWLLFLLILISALPLIPAWIWFRSLKLGSRWFLSSIAAGLLSVLAAVLVQSLFPSPRPGTSAGSPGPVLYGIFVRIALIEELSRILTLRPLIGVYGRKIGKAKEDGPGAEDNFAASAMGLAAGLGFAVVESALYTAASPGIALLRAFTAAPLHGACGARVGASVGIARSRPLHSAVLFVTAVLLHGMYDFFIIYPGIPSFLSVIIALSALGSSVLSLRNERKSS; encoded by the coding sequence ATGAACGGAATATGGCTTTTATTTTTATTGATCCTCATCTCCGCCCTGCCCCTCATTCCTGCATGGATTTGGTTCCGTTCCCTCAAGCTGGGCAGCCGCTGGTTTTTAAGTTCCATAGCAGCCGGCCTTTTATCCGTCCTGGCGGCCGTCCTTGTCCAGAGCCTCTTCCCCTCTCCCCGGCCGGGAACATCCGCCGGCAGCCCAGGCCCCGTCCTTTACGGTATTTTTGTGCGCATAGCCCTGATCGAGGAGCTGAGCCGCATCCTGACCTTAAGGCCGCTGATTGGGGTTTATGGCAGGAAAATCGGAAAGGCAAAGGAAGACGGGCCGGGGGCCGAGGATAATTTTGCAGCCTCCGCTATGGGGCTGGCAGCCGGGCTGGGTTTCGCCGTGGTCGAAAGCGCCCTCTACACTGCCGCTTCCCCCGGCATTGCCCTGCTCCGCGCCTTTACCGCGGCCCCCCTTCATGGCGCATGCGGGGCCAGGGTGGGGGCTTCCGTAGGCATTGCCCGCAGCCGGCCCCTCCATTCGGCGGTTTTGTTTGTCACGGCGGTTCTGCTGCATGGGATGTATGATTTTTTCATCATATATCCCGGTATTCCTTCATTTTTATCGGTTATTATCGCCCTCTCTGCCCTGGGTTCTTCGGTTTTGTCGCTTCGGAATGAGAGGAAATCAAGCTAA
- a CDS encoding shikimate kinase — MGKTQKRILLITGPKHAGKTEAGKALAQLLGGDFADLDGIVQRETGKTPRVLFKEGPEVFKKAEAAALKAVLEHTGENLSIIAAGGGLIDNEEAAALLRKSDSIAAIYLDVPAETAWQRILHTANGGELPPFLNTANPRQTHLELHERRAAAYKAIASIIIDGENKSPLQIAEEIKGVFCAAGHGPA; from the coding sequence ATGGGAAAAACACAGAAGCGGATACTCCTTATCACCGGGCCCAAGCATGCGGGGAAGACCGAGGCGGGGAAGGCTCTGGCACAGCTTTTGGGCGGGGACTTTGCGGATCTTGACGGCATCGTGCAAAGGGAGACGGGGAAAACGCCCAGGGTTCTTTTTAAGGAAGGGCCCGAAGTTTTCAAAAAGGCCGAGGCTGCCGCTTTGAAGGCGGTACTGGAGCACACAGGGGAAAATCTCTCTATAATCGCGGCCGGAGGCGGCCTTATCGACAATGAGGAAGCGGCAGCATTGCTGCGAAAGAGCGACAGCATTGCTGCTATTTATCTTGATGTCCCTGCAGAAACAGCGTGGCAGCGAATTCTCCACACGGCAAATGGAGGGGAGCTGCCGCCTTTCCTCAATACCGCAAATCCCAGACAAACCCATCTGGAACTTCATGAACGCAGGGCGGCGGCATACAAAGCCATTGCAAGCATTATTATCGATGGAGAAAATAAAAGCCCTCTCCAAATAGCCGAAGAAATTAAAGGGGTTTTTTGCGCGGCCGGCCACGGCCCCGCTTAA
- a CDS encoding tetratricopeptide repeat protein → MPRFFRKLLSIRNIILKPKADPNEIAEETWAADFSKPKRVRFDIKSESSYNANLQKFGARHCLALGLKKTGCIAWVEAPACRYGDQVINARIRLDARGGYAAGGIMFRMVGEHTYYSFLISTKGYFRLDVLRNGMPLPLIGWTELPDQASQEIASDHAVDFTIIAYGSHIVILIRGQWAADLSDSTIMEGTLCFTAASYEEPRDSALLLVPIPQGAESPYSAEVFLESLTVDSHLAEAAALYEKWTAPAEASPQSRFRLAETFTAMDQHKAALVQIRKAWETPGYKKKQKELLLAGRLAQQLGLSADAEQYISACFEANVDSAEGKEAITEMAKILYGGERFKELKDYCAEAAKVLSADSMLRNLQGHALWNLKEYKAAAAAYDKAFELDKSNGIFAKNAANVYEILERKKEALDRSIAAGRAFLASDNYDDLGALVPKLLSLGEDNWEAHGLVGKWAFGIEDWKMAEKEFEQAEELRKKKRPRTPKDAAVIYLRALLFIREGKRTEALPLLEEAVSLEKDYALFHFKLAENRFLLNDDPEDPQLRSELAAAIALDPGDGWINNFAAQLCLQRGDLENASGYLENAAKALGDVNAIKVNRAVLFALQGSLDKALKLLEFADDPDGAMANCAGNLLVREARYEEADERYRKALSIAPENPEFLSNRASCLIEMGQYGEADTILGRVHEARPSTAVLELISYVASKKGEFARAEAACRAALKMDPHHAQSLLSLGWIFITTGKIEDARASLISLDSLNLSPGLSERREELRTRLDEAVYNKVPCAACERSWKILKEPPSVPSIRLFAMPPDDLPAGSCPECGKAYCIGCAKKNLDPSGRFVCPECGKALKLINEGLKKIVYDWAKAEGMTKGAKPAKRGRPKKDPIPLEMIKTLLPEAALLSGKEPVKRGRGRPRKKPL, encoded by the coding sequence ATGCCCCGGTTTTTTAGAAAGTTGCTGTCTATCCGCAATATCATTCTCAAGCCCAAGGCTGACCCGAACGAGATTGCCGAAGAAACATGGGCTGCGGATTTCAGCAAACCCAAGCGTGTCCGTTTTGATATTAAATCAGAATCCTCTTATAATGCCAATCTCCAAAAGTTCGGCGCACGCCATTGCCTTGCCCTGGGCCTCAAAAAAACAGGCTGCATTGCCTGGGTGGAAGCGCCTGCCTGCCGTTACGGGGATCAGGTGATTAACGCCCGGATACGCCTGGATGCCAGAGGGGGCTACGCTGCCGGGGGTATTATGTTCCGCATGGTGGGGGAGCACACCTACTATTCTTTCCTGATTTCGACCAAGGGCTATTTCAGGCTGGATGTGCTGCGGAACGGCATGCCCCTGCCCCTCATAGGCTGGACGGAGCTGCCTGACCAGGCTTCCCAGGAAATTGCATCGGACCACGCAGTGGACTTTACGATTATTGCCTATGGCAGCCATATTGTCATTCTTATCCGGGGCCAATGGGCTGCCGATTTAAGCGATTCCACTATTATGGAAGGGACTCTCTGTTTTACCGCCGCCTCATACGAGGAACCCCGGGATTCGGCCCTTCTCCTTGTCCCCATACCCCAGGGCGCAGAAAGCCCTTACAGTGCCGAAGTGTTCCTCGAATCCCTTACGGTGGACTCCCATCTTGCCGAAGCAGCGGCTCTCTACGAAAAATGGACAGCCCCTGCCGAAGCCAGCCCCCAGAGCCGTTTCCGGCTGGCCGAAACGTTCACCGCTATGGATCAGCACAAGGCCGCCCTCGTCCAAATCAGGAAAGCCTGGGAAACTCCGGGCTATAAAAAGAAACAGAAGGAGCTGCTCCTCGCAGGCCGCTTGGCCCAGCAGCTTGGGCTTTCCGCCGATGCTGAACAGTACATCTCAGCCTGCTTTGAGGCCAATGTCGACAGTGCCGAAGGCAAAGAGGCGATTACCGAGATGGCGAAGATCCTCTATGGGGGCGAGCGTTTCAAGGAACTCAAGGATTACTGCGCCGAAGCTGCAAAAGTTTTATCCGCCGATTCTATGCTCAGGAATCTTCAGGGCCATGCCCTCTGGAATCTCAAAGAGTACAAGGCTGCAGCCGCTGCCTATGACAAGGCTTTTGAGCTTGATAAATCCAACGGCATCTTTGCAAAAAACGCGGCAAATGTGTATGAAATTCTGGAGCGCAAAAAGGAAGCCCTGGATCGCAGTATTGCTGCGGGCCGCGCCTTTCTTGCTTCGGATAATTACGACGATTTAGGCGCCCTTGTCCCCAAGCTTCTTTCGCTGGGCGAAGACAACTGGGAGGCTCATGGTCTTGTGGGCAAATGGGCTTTCGGCATCGAAGACTGGAAAATGGCGGAAAAAGAATTTGAACAAGCAGAAGAACTGCGAAAAAAGAAACGCCCCAGGACCCCAAAAGACGCTGCGGTTATTTATCTCCGGGCCCTGCTCTTTATAAGGGAAGGAAAGCGTACCGAAGCCCTGCCCCTTCTCGAAGAAGCCGTTTCCCTCGAAAAAGACTATGCTCTTTTCCATTTTAAACTTGCTGAAAACCGGTTTTTATTGAATGACGATCCTGAAGATCCCCAGCTCCGTTCCGAACTTGCCGCTGCCATTGCCCTTGACCCCGGCGACGGCTGGATCAACAATTTTGCAGCCCAGCTCTGCCTGCAGCGGGGGGATCTTGAAAATGCCTCAGGCTATCTTGAAAACGCGGCAAAAGCGCTGGGCGATGTCAACGCCATCAAAGTGAACCGCGCTGTGCTTTTTGCATTGCAGGGCTCCCTGGACAAAGCCCTGAAACTCCTTGAATTCGCGGATGATCCTGACGGCGCTATGGCTAATTGCGCAGGCAATCTGCTGGTACGCGAAGCCCGTTATGAGGAAGCCGATGAACGTTACCGCAAAGCCCTCTCCATTGCCCCCGAAAACCCGGAGTTTCTTTCCAACCGCGCATCGTGCCTTATAGAGATGGGCCAATACGGCGAGGCCGACACTATCCTGGGCCGGGTTCACGAGGCGCGCCCAAGCACTGCGGTTCTTGAACTTATAAGCTATGTAGCCTCCAAAAAAGGCGAATTTGCCCGCGCCGAGGCAGCCTGCCGGGCGGCCCTGAAAATGGACCCCCATCATGCGCAGTCTTTGCTTTCCCTGGGCTGGATTTTCATCACCACCGGCAAAATCGAAGACGCCAGGGCCAGCCTCATAAGCCTGGACAGCCTCAATTTATCCCCAGGCCTTTCAGAACGCCGGGAAGAACTCCGCACCCGCCTTGACGAAGCCGTCTATAATAAAGTCCCCTGCGCAGCCTGCGAAAGAAGCTGGAAGATCCTGAAGGAGCCCCCCTCTGTCCCTTCCATACGCCTCTTTGCCATGCCCCCCGATGATCTCCCCGCAGGCTCCTGTCCTGAATGCGGAAAAGCGTATTGCATAGGCTGCGCCAAAAAAAACCTCGATCCCTCCGGCCGCTTTGTCTGCCCCGAATGCGGCAAGGCCCTAAAGCTTATAAACGAAGGATTGAAAAAAATTGTTTACGATTGGGCCAAAGCCGAGGGCATGACCAAGGGCGCTAAACCCGCAAAACGGGGCCGCCCCAAGAAAGATCCTATCCCTTTGGAAATGATTAAGACCCTGCTGCCCGAGGCCGCGCTTTTATCCGGGAAAGAGCCCGTTAAGCGGGGCCGTGGCCGGCCGCGCAAAAAACCCCTTTAA
- a CDS encoding ABC transporter substrate-binding protein → MTAGYKNLETRLKPHVDIVLLALAVIVLVFALFRFGGKKAIADAAASTLVFTQWWQNELEPDTLENLVREFEALHPEIRITLNNMPYEETRKLFLDYKPDSDAGNSAKPGGILAVNPLWIPELEKNNLLHKRDVPETPLLTYFYPLFYNIDILREAGFSRPPKNRSEFFAYAKAVTNAEAQRYGLALSLSPDDSRSIYTNVYPWVWAADATLLDKGRPALAQKATVETLEFFADLDREGLLYPNPFSMGENEKLNAFIKGRAAFMLGRVQDIEILKRELGASHFSLTSIPSSDSYTGKPVFGASGWALAPSQTGTHQEEAKEFISFLYEKKSVLAENAHAVPGAGSNPPAALDAFYAKAWDIFIAGDLVQEFNNVEKEADLEEAFRSGLARLFEDSRTSAEIAAEIQEKWEKILN, encoded by the coding sequence TTGACTGCAGGGTATAAAAATCTTGAAACCCGCCTAAAGCCCCATGTTGATATAGTGCTCCTTGCCCTGGCTGTCATAGTCCTGGTTTTTGCCCTGTTCCGTTTCGGGGGGAAAAAGGCCATTGCCGATGCGGCCGCATCCACCCTGGTTTTTACCCAATGGTGGCAGAATGAACTCGAACCCGACACCCTCGAAAACCTCGTCAGGGAATTTGAGGCCCTTCATCCTGAAATCAGAATCACCCTCAACAACATGCCCTATGAGGAAACCAGAAAACTTTTTCTGGATTATAAACCGGATAGTGATGCTGGCAATAGCGCCAAGCCAGGCGGCATACTTGCAGTGAACCCCCTCTGGATTCCTGAACTTGAAAAAAACAATTTGCTCCATAAAAGGGATGTTCCCGAAACCCCGCTGCTCACTTATTTTTATCCTCTTTTTTACAACATCGATATTTTGCGGGAAGCGGGATTTTCGAGGCCACCCAAGAACCGCAGCGAGTTTTTTGCCTATGCAAAAGCTGTTACCAATGCCGAAGCCCAGCGTTATGGCCTTGCCCTCAGCCTGAGCCCTGACGATTCCCGAAGCATCTATACAAATGTGTACCCCTGGGTTTGGGCAGCAGACGCAACCCTGCTGGACAAAGGCAGACCGGCCCTCGCCCAGAAAGCAACCGTAGAAACGCTGGAATTTTTTGCAGACTTGGACCGCGAAGGTCTTCTCTACCCTAACCCCTTTTCCATGGGGGAAAATGAAAAGCTCAATGCCTTTATCAAGGGGCGCGCGGCATTCATGCTCGGCAGGGTGCAGGATATAGAAATCCTTAAACGCGAATTAGGCGCTTCACATTTCAGCCTTACTTCCATTCCCTCCTCCGACTCATACACAGGCAAGCCTGTCTTTGGCGCGTCCGGATGGGCCCTGGCCCCTTCCCAAACAGGAACCCATCAGGAAGAGGCCAAAGAATTCATTTCGTTTTTATACGAAAAGAAATCAGTCCTCGCAGAAAACGCCCATGCTGTCCCCGGCGCAGGCAGCAACCCGCCCGCTGCCCTCGATGCCTTTTATGCAAAAGCCTGGGACATTTTTATTGCAGGGGATCTGGTACAGGAATTCAACAATGTAGAAAAGGAAGCGGATTTGGAAGAAGCCTTCCGCAGCGGGCTTGCCAGGCTTTTTGAAGACAGCCGTACCTCTGCCGAAATAGCGGCGGAGATTCAGGAAAAATGGGAAAAGATACTGAATTGA
- a CDS encoding N(4)-(beta-N-acetylglucosaminyl)-L-asparaginase, protein MKYAVIGTWKMAHDGVCLASEILEKEGSLAEAIKRAINDVENNPEYLSVGYGGLPNREGEVELDAAYMDGSTGLYGSVIGAKGIANPIDAAIELGKRQLNCMLSGEGAEKYARMNGFEIKNMLTGNAKKRWLEMRESAKDSVYQGHDTVGVIVCRERCIAAGVSTSGLFYKEPGRVGDSPIIGGGLYCLNGIGGAAATGVGEDILRGCLSYEAVRQMESGKSAQQACDDALAAHIKRMDGLGIKLGDISLVALDAGGGLGAATNMQEFPFVYADQDNAPALWLASAGPGRTIIDRA, encoded by the coding sequence ATGAAATACGCAGTAATTGGGACATGGAAAATGGCTCATGACGGAGTTTGCCTGGCATCTGAAATTCTTGAAAAAGAAGGCAGTTTGGCGGAGGCTATCAAAAGGGCAATCAACGATGTGGAAAACAACCCCGAGTATCTTTCTGTGGGATATGGCGGCCTGCCGAACCGGGAAGGCGAAGTGGAATTGGACGCCGCCTATATGGATGGCAGCACCGGTTTGTATGGCAGCGTAATTGGAGCCAAGGGTATTGCCAATCCCATAGATGCGGCAATTGAACTTGGCAAAAGGCAACTCAACTGCATGTTGAGCGGCGAAGGCGCCGAAAAATACGCCAGGATGAATGGGTTTGAAATAAAAAATATGCTGACCGGCAATGCAAAAAAGCGCTGGCTGGAGATGCGTGAAAGCGCAAAGGATTCTGTCTATCAAGGCCATGACACAGTAGGGGTCATCGTCTGCCGGGAGCGCTGCATTGCCGCAGGGGTTTCCACTTCCGGGTTGTTTTATAAGGAACCAGGCAGGGTAGGCGACAGTCCCATTATTGGAGGGGGGCTCTACTGCCTAAACGGGATTGGCGGCGCTGCAGCCACAGGTGTAGGCGAAGATATACTCCGGGGATGCCTCAGCTACGAGGCGGTCCGGCAGATGGAATCGGGCAAGAGCGCCCAACAGGCTTGCGATGACGCCCTGGCAGCCCATATAAAACGGATGGATGGCCTGGGGATCAAGCTCGGCGATATTTCTCTGGTTGCCCTTGATGCCGGGGGCGGTCTTGGAGCAGCAACCAATATGCAGGAATTCCCCTTTGTGTATGCCGATCAGGACAATGCCCCTGCCCTATGGCTGGCCTCTGCTGGTCCGGGGAGAACGATAATTGATCGTGCATAG
- a CDS encoding TrmH family RNA methyltransferase, which translates to MIPLYKLERLPRPQRLRKIAKMFAEAEQRLVLGGALPPDEMNFLADALKALSGDGGFAPAVLEALSLAQENITQQAEQSALRRAINSARHLLLAETGHYPAEWDFDLKEASGSLDKTKRRIFSGMQAYFEDIRSPFNVGAMFRTAECFGAEKIWLSPFCADPGHPRAQRTAMGCIDALPWEKAGLAGLEGPFFALETGGIPLEEFPFPLRGIMIAGSEELGVSPEALAAADASLGRVGIPSFGAKGSLNVSTAFGIAMQAWSCKLNNYGGKIKT; encoded by the coding sequence ATGATCCCCCTCTATAAACTGGAAAGGCTTCCCCGTCCCCAGCGGCTGCGGAAAATCGCCAAAATGTTTGCCGAGGCCGAGCAGAGGCTGGTGCTTGGCGGAGCTTTACCGCCCGACGAGATGAACTTTTTGGCTGATGCCCTAAAGGCGCTGTCCGGAGATGGGGGCTTTGCCCCGGCAGTGCTGGAAGCCCTGTCGCTTGCCCAGGAAAATATTACCCAGCAGGCAGAACAATCTGCCCTGCGCCGGGCCATAAACAGTGCCAGGCACCTTCTTCTTGCTGAGACCGGGCATTACCCTGCTGAATGGGATTTCGATCTTAAAGAAGCTTCGGGAAGCCTGGATAAGACGAAACGGCGGATTTTTAGCGGTATGCAGGCCTATTTTGAGGATATACGTTCTCCTTTTAATGTAGGCGCCATGTTCAGGACTGCCGAATGTTTTGGGGCCGAGAAGATATGGCTTTCGCCCTTTTGCGCCGATCCGGGCCATCCAAGGGCTCAAAGGACAGCCATGGGCTGTATCGATGCCCTGCCCTGGGAGAAGGCGGGGCTGGCCGGTCTTGAGGGGCCTTTCTTTGCCCTTGAAACCGGAGGCATCCCGCTGGAGGAATTTCCCTTTCCCCTCCGGGGCATCATGATTGCAGGTTCCGAGGAATTGGGGGTGAGCCCCGAAGCCTTGGCGGCTGCGGACGCTTCTTTGGGGAGGGTGGGCATACCGAGTTTTGGGGCCAAGGGCTCTCTCAATGTTTCTACGGCTTTCGGAATTGCCATGCAGGCATGGAGCTGTAAATTGAATAATTATGGGGGAAAAATTAAGACGTAA
- a CDS encoding response regulator: MYTIMIVEDEYIERQALVLMVRNNFPELSEIGDVGNGFEALTLAKKEKPDLALIDVGIPGINGLDLIAEIQSIEPKTSFIIISSHDNFEFAQRAIKLGVEDYLLKPIKLDALKRAIGASITKKESHNENNTNTTNLINRLENIRPQVENDFIYTIISNGQVKSLGQMLSFLGFEGYCGFCLIISEQSESHHIHNLIKAILNEVGSKSINGFFNNNSVICLFFSNPQENTGLDDICNYIIMRLQKNGYADFHIGVSELVETSALWPESYRQAMAALRDAENKKNKLKKYSPGDQLSLRKTGESTAKNASQLSLWVNLLSRAILDNNDDKQKKLAEQITLVLISQYDLRQAHDEIYKLIILLREDLARVVPIPGLSLDTEALQFESEEPRSLETYLLSSIMQLSLTVSEIRDQGKNILVDQAILYIQANYQKEISLGSIAKEINISPYYLSKLFRKHTGKSCTELITDERVEAAKKLLLQNRSSKEACYQVGFNSQNYFAKIFKKLTGMTPGEYRTANLTS; this comes from the coding sequence ATGTATACCATCATGATCGTCGAGGACGAATACATTGAACGGCAGGCGCTGGTTCTCATGGTACGGAATAATTTCCCCGAACTTTCCGAAATCGGTGATGTAGGTAACGGCTTTGAGGCCCTCACCCTTGCAAAAAAAGAAAAACCCGACTTAGCCCTGATCGATGTTGGCATTCCGGGTATAAATGGCCTTGACTTGATAGCCGAAATACAGTCTATCGAACCAAAAACAAGTTTTATCATTATTTCTTCTCACGATAATTTTGAATTCGCCCAGAGGGCAATAAAACTCGGCGTTGAAGACTACCTGTTAAAACCTATAAAACTTGATGCTCTGAAACGGGCCATCGGAGCAAGTATTACAAAAAAAGAAAGCCATAATGAAAATAACACTAATACTACAAACCTGATAAATCGGCTCGAAAATATCAGGCCCCAGGTTGAAAATGATTTTATCTATACGATCATTTCCAACGGACAGGTAAAGAGCCTGGGGCAAATGCTGTCTTTCCTGGGATTTGAGGGCTATTGCGGATTCTGCCTCATCATATCAGAACAAAGCGAGTCTCACCATATTCACAACCTGATAAAGGCAATCCTGAATGAAGTAGGCAGTAAATCAATAAACGGTTTTTTCAATAATAATTCAGTAATATGTCTCTTTTTTAGTAATCCCCAGGAAAATACCGGCCTGGATGATATCTGCAATTATATCATCATGCGTCTCCAAAAAAACGGATACGCCGACTTTCATATCGGTGTCAGTGAGTTGGTGGAAACTTCGGCTCTCTGGCCCGAATCTTACAGGCAGGCCATGGCTGCCCTAAGAGACGCAGAAAACAAAAAGAATAAACTTAAAAAATATTCTCCCGGTGATCAACTCTCCCTGAGAAAAACAGGAGAAAGTACTGCAAAAAACGCAAGCCAGCTTTCGCTTTGGGTAAATCTTTTATCCAGGGCAATTTTGGATAATAATGATGACAAACAGAAAAAGCTGGCGGAGCAAATCACGCTGGTTCTGATTTCCCAATATGATTTAAGGCAAGCCCATGACGAAATATACAAATTAATTATACTCCTCAGAGAAGATCTTGCCCGGGTTGTTCCCATACCCGGATTGTCCCTGGATACCGAAGCCCTGCAATTTGAATCGGAGGAGCCCCGGTCTCTTGAAACATATTTGCTCTCCAGTATTATGCAGCTTTCATTGACAGTCAGTGAAATACGGGATCAGGGCAAAAATATTTTAGTTGATCAGGCTATCCTCTACATACAGGCAAATTATCAAAAAGAAATTTCCCTTGGCAGTATTGCCAAAGAAATCAATATTAGTCCCTATTATCTCAGTAAACTGTTTCGAAAACATACCGGAAAAAGCTGTACTGAGCTTATTACCGATGAACGGGTAGAAGCAGCAAAGAAACTCCTGCTGCAGAACCGAAGTTCAAAAGAAGCCTGTTACCAGGTTGGATTTAATAGTCAGAATTATTTTGCAAAGATATTTAAAAAACTAACCGGCATGACTCCCGGTGAATACCGTACTGCCAACCTTACGTCTTAA